In Arachis hypogaea cultivar Tifrunner chromosome 17, arahy.Tifrunner.gnm2.J5K5, whole genome shotgun sequence, a single window of DNA contains:
- the LOC112765746 gene encoding receptor like protein 23-like — protein sequence MMLVVLRVVVCVHMLMLFHFVCLSSHSCHPEENSALLHFKTQLITNTTSYEDYYYYENCRHVYPKMRTWENGTDCCTWMGVTCHPVSGHVIGLDLACSALQGIIHPNNTLFHLTHLQTLSFAFNDFYGSELSSQFSKLVSLTHLNLSGCGFEGEIPSQISHLSKLQSLDLSFNYGLMWKETTWKRLLQNTSCLREIVLDDTNMSSIGPTPNPLSLIANLSSTLVTLSLVYTEIRGSLINDILCLPNLQHLILTQNYELSVHLSELSCTTSLSILDLSYCDIQGPISSPFSNLTRLTSLNLAENHLNGSIPSSLLNLQRLTDLDLSWNKLSGQIPNVFDRLTNLQTLSLHDNNFQGMLPSSLFTLTRLSQLDCSYNQIEGPLPNEVAFSNLTQLILNNNLLNGTIPWWPLSFKSLRYLDLSNNQFTGHINSQIKSYSLEYLYLCDNKLQGNFSESIYDLVNLTGLCLSSNNWSSTVNFSLFSKLQKLEYLSLSGCNSLLLESETSISYTFFNLYVLQLLSNNIIGWSKFSGKFPQLEYLELSNNKLEGKVPKWIHDIPSLFHLKLSHNMFTSIGHQFPWYQFDYLDLSFNLMDDDISSFFCNATSLKVINLSHNRFTGTFPQCLANTSSLVDLDIQMNKLHGNLSDTFKHRGLDTLNLNGNQFKGLLPKSLSNCTYLVDLDLGDNQFEDTFPHWLQNLSRLEILVLRGNKLYGPIANLKSENIFPSLIIFDISRNNFSGSLPKAYIQNFQAMKIVDDEVRSRLVDYIDTSAGSGVRNIRPEYDNSVIATIKGANTPFAKIPRAFVNIDMSENKFEGDIPDVIGELQALKDLNLSHNRLVGHIPYSLGNLTNLESLDLSSNMLTGNIPTELTNMNFLEVLNLSQNQLVGPIPKGKQFDTFLNDSYGGNMELCGLPLSIQCNNNVPLQQYPSSEAEDKFGFGWKSVAIGYACGMVLGIGLGFCVFSIGKPQWLVIIFGGKRIKRRNRGNRRARTT from the coding sequence ATGATGTTGGTGGTTCTGAGAGTGGTGGTGTGTGTGCATATGTTAATGTTATTCCACTTTGTCTGTTTGTCTTCGCATTCATGCCATCCTGAGGAGAACTCTGCATTGCTTCACTTCAAGACTCAACTCATTACTAACACTACCTCTTatgaagattattattattatgaaaactGTCGTCATGTTTATCCAAAGATGAGGACGTGGGAAAATGGAACAGATTGTTGCACCTGGATGGGTGTCACGTGCCACCCTGTGTCTGGTCACGTGATTGGCCTTGATCTTGCTTGTAGTGCGCTTCAAGGTATAATCCATCCTAACAACACCCTTTTTCATCTTACTCATCTCCAAACACTCAGCTTTGCTTTCAATGATTTTTATGGTTCTGAATTGTCATCTCAGTTTAGTAAGCTTGTAAGTCTCACACACTTGAACTTATCTGGTTGCGGGTTTGAAGGTGAAATTCCTTCCCAAATCTCACACCTTTCCAAATTACAATCACTTGACCTCTCTTTTAATTATGGTTTGATGTGGAAAGAAACTACTTGGAAGAGGTTGCTGCAAAACACATCGTGTTTAAGAGAGATTGTATTGGATGACACAAATATGTCTTCAATTGGTCCAACACCAAATCCTTTGTCTTTGATTGCCAACTTGTCTTCCACTTTGGTTACTCTTAGTCTTGTTTATACTGAAATAAGGGGTTCTTTGATAAATGACATACTTTGTTTACCCAATCTTCAACACCTCATTCTAACACAGAATTATGAATTGTCAGTCCATCTTTCCGAGTTGAGTTGTACCACTTCTCTTAGTATCTTGGATCTTTCATATTGTGATATCCAAGGGCCTATCTCTTCACCATTCTCTAATCTAACACGCCTCACTTCCTTGAATTTGGCGGAAAATCATCTCAACGGTTCAATCCCGTCATCACTTTTAAACCTTCAGCGTCTCACTGACTTGGATCTTTCATGGAATAAGCTTAGTGGTCAAATTCCAAATGTGTTTGATAGGCTAACCAACTTGCAAACTCTCTCTCTTCATGATAATAATTTTCAAGGGATGTTGCCATCTTCATTGTTTACCTTAACTCGACTCTCTCAATTGGATTGTTCTTATAACCAAATTGAGGGGCCACTGCCCAATGAAGTAGCCTTTTCAAATCTTACCCAATTAATCCTAAATAACAACCTGTTAAATGGGACAATTCCTTGGTGGCCTTTATCCTTCAAGTCTTTGAGATATTTGGATTTATCAAATAACCAATTTACAGGGCACATAAACAGTCAAATCAAATCTTATTCCTTGGAATATCTCTACTTGTGTGACAATAAGCTTCAAGGAAACTTTTCAGAATCAATTTATGATCTTGTGAACCTTACTGGATTGTGTTTGTCCTCAAACAATTGGAGCAGTACTGTCAACTTTTCACTCTTTTCTAAGCTCCAAAAATTGGAGTATCTTTCTCTTTCAGGTTGCAATTCATTATTGCTAGAATCTGAAACAAGTATTAGTTACACTTTTTTCAATTTGTATGTACTACAGTTACTTTCTAACAATATCATTGGTTGGTCAAAGTTCTCAGGAAAATTTCCACAATTGGAATATCTTGAATTGTCCAATAATAAACTTGAAGGAAAGGTACCCAAATGGATACATGATATACCCTCATTATTTCATTTGAAACTCTCACACAACATGTTCACGTCAATAGGTCATCAATTCCCATGGTATCAATTTGATTACCTTGATCTTAGCTTCAACTTGATGGATGATGacatttcttccttcttttgtaATGCAACCTCTTTGAAAGTTATCAACTTGTCCCACAACAGATTCACAGGAACATTTCCACAGTGTCTTGCCAATACCTCATCCCTTGTAGATTTGGATATACAAATGAACAAACTTCATGGCAATTTATCAGATACTTTTAAGCATCGTGGACTTGACACACTGAATCTCAATGGCAACCAGTTCAAAGGTTTATTGCCAAAATCTTTGTCCAATTGCACATATCTTGTGGATTTAGATCTCGGTGATAATCAATTTGAAGATACGTTTCCCCATTGGCTCCAAAATCTATCAAGGTTGGAAATACTGGTGTTACGAGGCAATAAGTTGTACGGTCCCATTGCCAATTTGAAATCTGAAAATATATTTCCAAGTTTGATTATTTTTGACATATCACGCAATAACTTTAGTGGCTCGTTACCAAAAGCATACATACAAAATTTTCAAGCCATGAAGATTGTGGATGATGAAGTGCGAAGCAGGTTGGTAGATTATATTGACACTAGTGCTGGCAGTGGAGTGCGCAACATTCGTCCAGAATATGATAATTCTGTAATTGCAACAATTAAAGGAGCCAATACTCCTTTTGCGAAAATTCCAAGAGCCTTTGTAAATATAGATATGTCAGAAAACAAATTTGAAGGAGACATTCCAGATGTTATTGGAGAGCTTCAAGCACTTAAAGATCTCAACCTTTCACATAACAGACTCGTTGGTCATATCCCCTATTCTTTGGGAAATTTGACAAATCTGGAATCGTTGGATCTCTCATCAAATATGCTTACTGGGAATATTCCTACTGAATTGACAAATATGAACTTTCTTGAAGTCTTGAATCTTTCCCAAAACCAGTTGGTGGGACCAATACCCAAAGGAAAACAGTTTGATACATTTTTAAATGATTCCTATGGGGGAAACATGGAGCTATGTGGATTGCCATTGTCAATACAATGCAACAACAATGTCCCTTTGCAACAATATCCATCTTCTGAGGCTGAGGACAAATTTGGGTTTGGTTGGAAATCAGTGGCAATAGGATATGCATGTGGAATGGTGCTTGGAATTGGCTTGGGATTCTGTGTTTTCTCAATTGGAAAGCCTCAATGGCTTGTGATCATCTTTGGAGGCAAAAGAATCAAAAGAAGGAACCGTGGAAATCGGCGTGCAAGAACAACTTAA
- the LOC112765748 gene encoding receptor-like protein Cf-9 yields MGYFMLLVLMMFHFACLSSHSCHPYESSALLHFKTQLITNTTFYENTYYEHLCPNLYPKMRTWDNGTDCCSWMGVTCHSVSSHVIGLDLSCSALVGNIHSNSTFFHLTHLQTLSLACNYIYGSELPSQFGGFVSLTHLNLSYCAFKGDIPSQISHLSKLQSLDLSWNFALSLKETTWKKLLQNTTSLREVVLDETDMSSIGPTPGPLSLIANLSSTLVTLSLVDTKISGYLTSDIFCLPNLQKLNLGANQDIQVHVPKLNCNTFLLSILDLSECHFHGPIPSSFFNLTYLTSLILVDSFLNGSIPSSLSNLHHLVYLVLSRNNLSGKIPNVFDRLTNLQTLSLHDNNFQGN; encoded by the coding sequence ATGGGTTATTTCATGTTGTTGGTTCTTATGATGTTCCATTTTGCATGTTTGTCTTCACATTCATGTCATCCCTATGAAAGTTCTGCTTTACTTCACTTCAAGACTCAACTCATTACAAACACTACCTTTTATGAAAATACATATTATGAGCATTTGTGTCCCAATCTTTATCCAAAGATGAGGACCTGGGACAATGGAACAGATTGTTGTTCATGGATGGGAGTCACGTGCCACTCTGTGTCTAGTCACGTGATTGGCCTTGATCTCAGTTGCAGTGCACTTGTAGGTAATATTCATTCTAACAGCACTTTTTTCCACCTTACTCATCTTCAAACACTTAGCCTTGCTTGCAATTATATCTATGGTTCTGAATTGCCATCTCAGTTTGGTGGGTTTGTGAGTCTCACACACCTCAACTTGTCTTATTGTGCTTTCAAAGGTGATATTCCTTCTCAAATCTCACACCTTTCTAAATTACAATCACTTGATCTCTCTTGGAATTTTGCTTTATCTTTGAAAGAAACCACTTGGAAGAAGTTGCTGCAAAACACAACATCTTTGAGAGAGGTTGTATTGGATGAAACAGACATGTCTTCAATTGGTCCAACACCAGGTCCTTTGTCTTTGATTGCCAACTTGTCTTCCACTTTGGTTACTCTTAGTCTTGTTGATACTAAAATCAGTGGGTATTTGACAAGTGATATATTCTGTTTACCCAATCTTCAAAAACTCAATCTTGGTGCTAATCAAGACATTCAGGTTCATGTTCCAAAGTTGAATTGTAATACTTTTCTTCTTAGTATCTTGGATCTTTCAGAATGTCATTTTCATGGGCCTATTCCTTCATCATTTTTCAATCTAACATATCTTACTTCCTTGATTTTGGTGGACAGTTTCTTAAATGGTTCAATTCCATCATCACTTTCAAACCTTCATCATCTTGTTTACTTAGTTCTTTCAAGGAATAATCTTAGTGGAAAAATTCCAAATGTGTTTGATAGGCTAACAAACTTGCAAACTCTCTCTCTTCATGATAACAATTTCCAAGGGAATTGA
- the LOC112762488 gene encoding receptor-like protein 9DC3 isoform X2, which yields MFMMFHFACFSSHLCHSQDSSALLHFKTHFIFDPSIFEYHYDYDYEYVHEYEDGYEYEYEYKCPHVYPKMSTWKNGTDCCSWMGVTCHSVSGHVIGLDLSCGALVGTFPQCLANRSFFGDLDLQMNKLHGTLPDTFPNLNTLNLNGNNFEGLLPKSLSKCSGLVDLDLGNNQFEDTFPNWLQNLSYLEILDLRGNKLYGQIANLKSEKIFASLIIFDISCNNFSGSLPKAYIQNFRAMKIVHDVQSPFSYIDTDWIDTNEAYEGSMVATIKRVSLPFTKIPNGFAIMDLSENKFEGEIPDVIGELHRLKSLNLSYNNLIGPIPPSLGNLTNLESLDLSSNMLDGNIPAELVNLNSLEVLNLSNNHLEGSIPQGKQFDTFSNDSYEGNMGLCGFPLSIQCNNVPLQQSPSSEAEDKFGFGWKPVAIGYACGMVLGIGLGYCVFSIGKPQWIVIIFGGKRIKRRSRGNRRRARTTLFQLFVVM from the exons ATGTTTATGATGTTCCATTTTGCATGTTTCTCTTCGCATCTATGCCATTCCCAAGACAGCTCTGCCTTGCTTCACTTTAAGACCCATTTCATTTTTGACCCTTCAATTTTTGAATATCATTATGACTATGACTATGAGTATGTGCACGAGTATGAGGATGGGTATGAGTACGAGTACGAGTATAAGTGCCCTCATGTTTATCCAAAGATGAGTACGTGGAAAAATGGGACAGATTGCTGCTCATGGATGGGTGTCACGTGCCACTCTGTGTCTGGTCACGTGATTGGCCTCGATCTCAGTTGTGGTGCACTTGTAG GAACATTTCCACAGTGCCTTGCCAATAGATCATTCTTTGGAGATTTGGATCTACAAATGAACAAACTTCATGGAACTTTGCCAGACACCTTTCCGAATCTTAATACACTGAATCTCAATGGCAACAATTTCGAAGGTCTATTGCCGAAATCTTTGTCCAAATGCTCAGGACTTGTGGATTTGGATCTCGGTAACAATCAATTTGAGGACACATTTCCCAATTGGCTTCAAAATCTATCATATTTGGAAATACTGGACTTACGAGGCAATAAGTTGTACGGTCAGATTGCAAATTTGAAATCTGAAAAGATATTTGCAAGTTTGATTATTTTTGACatatcatgcaataactttagcgGCTCATTACCAAAAGCATACATACAAAATTTTCGAGCCATGAAGATTGTTCATGATGTGCAAAGCCCTTTCTCTTATATTGATACAGATTGGATTGATACAAATGAAGCATATGAGGGTTCTATGGTTGCAACAATTAAAAGAGTCAGTCTTCCTTTTACGAAAATTCCAAATGGCTTTGCAATTATGGATTTGTCAGAAAACAAATTTGAAGGAGAGATTCCAGATGTTATTGGAGAGCTTCATAGACTCAAAAGCCTCAACCTTTCATATAACAACCTCATTGGTCCTATTCCCCCCTCTTTGGGAAATTTGACAAACCTTGAATCATTGGACCTCTCCTCAAATATGCTTGATGGGAATATTCCTGCTGAATTGGTCAATCTGAACTCTCTTGAGGTACTTAATCTTTCAAACAACCATCTTGAAGGATCAATACCTCAAGGAAAACAGTTTGATACATTTTCAAATGATTCTTATGAGGGAAACATGGGGTTGTGTGGATTTCCATTGTCAATTCAATGCAATAATGTCCCTTTGCAACAATCTCCATCTTCTGAAGCTGAAGACAAATTCGGATTTGGTTGGAAACCAGTGGCAATAGGATATGCATGTGGAATGGTGCTTGGAATTGGATTAGGATATTGTGTTTTCTCAATTGGAAAGCCTCAATGGATTGTGATCATCTTCGGAGGTAAAAGGATCAAAAGGAGGAGCCGTGGAAACCGCCGGCGTGCAAGAACAACTCTGTTTCAGCTTTTTGTTGTAATGTAA
- the LOC112762488 gene encoding receptor-like protein 6 isoform X1, with the protein MFMMFHFACFSSHLCHSQDSSALLHFKTHFIFDPSIFEYHYDYDYEYVHEYEDGYEYEYEYKCPHVYPKMSTWKNGTDCCSWMGVTCHSVSGHVIGLDLSCGALVGNIYPNSTLFHLTHLQTLSLAFNSFNYSPFSSQFSKLVSLTHLNLSDCEFKGEIPSQISHLSKLQSLDLSSFYDDLMWKEITWKRLLQNTSLREIVLDKTDMSSIGPTPNPLSLIANLSSTLVTLSLVYTGIRGSLTNDILCLPNLQHLILTGNKLSVHLSELSCTISLSILDLSFCGIQGPISSPFSNLTHLTSLNLAGNQLNSSIPSSLLNLQRLTHLDLSMNDLSGQIPNVFDRLTNLQTLSLHDNNFQGKLPSSLFALTQLSSLDYSNNEIEGPLPNKVAFLNLTDLILRDNLLNGTIPQWALSLKSLRYLDLSNNRFRGHISEITSYSLDHLDLCNNELHGNFPESIFHLVNLTLLCLSSDNWSGIVNFQLFSKLQNLEHLYLSGCSSLLLKSETSVNHTFSNLWELQLLSSNITGWLEFSGKFPNLDYLKLYNNSVEEKVPEWIHGMDSLSYLNLSQNNVTLMDHFPWYRLEYLDLSFNSMADDISSFFCNATILYIINLSHNKFTGTFPQCLANRSFFGDLDLQMNKLHGTLPDTFPNLNTLNLNGNNFEGLLPKSLSKCSGLVDLDLGNNQFEDTFPNWLQNLSYLEILDLRGNKLYGQIANLKSEKIFASLIIFDISCNNFSGSLPKAYIQNFRAMKIVHDVQSPFSYIDTDWIDTNEAYEGSMVATIKRVSLPFTKIPNGFAIMDLSENKFEGEIPDVIGELHRLKSLNLSYNNLIGPIPPSLGNLTNLESLDLSSNMLDGNIPAELVNLNSLEVLNLSNNHLEGSIPQGKQFDTFSNDSYEGNMGLCGFPLSIQCNNVPLQQSPSSEAEDKFGFGWKPVAIGYACGMVLGIGLGYCVFSIGKPQWIVIIFGGKRIKRRSRGNRRRARTTLFQLFVVM; encoded by the coding sequence ATGTTTATGATGTTCCATTTTGCATGTTTCTCTTCGCATCTATGCCATTCCCAAGACAGCTCTGCCTTGCTTCACTTTAAGACCCATTTCATTTTTGACCCTTCAATTTTTGAATATCATTATGACTATGACTATGAGTATGTGCACGAGTATGAGGATGGGTATGAGTACGAGTACGAGTATAAGTGCCCTCATGTTTATCCAAAGATGAGTACGTGGAAAAATGGGACAGATTGCTGCTCATGGATGGGTGTCACGTGCCACTCTGTGTCTGGTCACGTGATTGGCCTCGATCTCAGTTGTGGTGCACTTGTAGGTAATATCTATCCCAATAGCACTCTTTTTCATCTTACTCATCTCCAAACACTCAGCCTTGCTTTCAATTCTTTCAATTATTCTCCATTTTCATCTCAGTTTAGTAAGCTTGTGAGTCTCACACACTTGAATTTATCTGATTGTGAATTCAAAGGTGAAATTCCTTCCCAAATCTCACACCTTTCCAAATTACAATCACTTGATCTCTCTTCTTTTTATGATGATTTGATGTGGAAagaaattacttggaagagatTGCTGCAAAACACATCTTTGAGAGAGATTGTATTGGATAAAACAGATATGTCTTCAATTGGTCCAACACCAAACCCTTTGTCTTTGATCGCCAACTTGTCTTCCACTTTGGTTACTCTCAGTCTTGTTTATACTGGAATAAGGGGTTCTTTGACAAATGACATACTTTGTTTACCCAATCTTCAACACCTCATTCTAACAGGGAATAAATTGTCAGTCCATCTTTCCGAGTTGAGTTGTACCATTTCTCTTAGTATCTTGGATCTTTCATTTTGTGGTATCCAAGGGCCTATCTCTTCACCATTCTCTAATCTAACACACCTCACTTCCTTGAATTTGGCGGGAAATCAACTCAACAGTTCAATCCCGTCATCACTTTTAAACCTTCAGCGTCTCACTCACCTCGATCTTTCAATGAATGATCTTAGTGGTCAAATTCCAAATGTGTTTGATAGGCTCACCAACTTGCAAACTCTCTCTCTTCATGATAATAATTTCCAAGGGAAGCTGCCATCCTCATTATTTGCCTTAACTCAACTCTCTTCCTTGGATTATTCTAAtaatgaaattgagggaccactACCTAACAAAGTAGCATTTTTAAATCTCACTGACTTAATCCTAAGAGACAACTTATTAAATGGGACAATCCCTCAGTGGGCCTTATCCCTCAAGTCTTTGAGATACTTAGATCTATCCAATAACAGATTCAGAGGGCACATAAGTGAAATTACATCTTATTCCTTGGACCATTTAGACTTGTGCAACAATGAGCTCCATGGAAACTTTCCAGAATCCATTTTCCATCTTGTCAACCTTACTCTTTTGTGCTTGTCTTCAGATAACTGGAGCGGCATTGTCAACTTCCAACTCTTTTCTAAGCTTCAAAACTTGGAGCATCTTTATCTTTCAGGTTGTAGTTCATTATTGCTAAAATCTGAAACAAGTGTTAATCACACTTTCTCCAATTTGTGGGAACTGCAGTTGCTTTCTAGCAATATTACTGGTTGGTTGGAATTCTCAGGAAAATTTCCAAATTTAGATTATCTTAAATTGTACAACAATAGTGTTGAGGAAAAAGTGCCAGAATGGATACATGGTATGGATTCATTAAGTTATTTGAATCTCTCACAAAACAATGTTACATTGATGGACCATTTCCCATGGTATCGACTTGAATACCTTGATCTTAGTTTCAACTCCATGGCTGATGacatttcttccttcttttgtaATGCAACCATTCTTTACATTATCAACTTGTCCCACAACAAATTCACAGGAACATTTCCACAGTGCCTTGCCAATAGATCATTCTTTGGAGATTTGGATCTACAAATGAACAAACTTCATGGAACTTTGCCAGACACCTTTCCGAATCTTAATACACTGAATCTCAATGGCAACAATTTCGAAGGTCTATTGCCGAAATCTTTGTCCAAATGCTCAGGACTTGTGGATTTGGATCTCGGTAACAATCAATTTGAGGACACATTTCCCAATTGGCTTCAAAATCTATCATATTTGGAAATACTGGACTTACGAGGCAATAAGTTGTACGGTCAGATTGCAAATTTGAAATCTGAAAAGATATTTGCAAGTTTGATTATTTTTGACatatcatgcaataactttagcgGCTCATTACCAAAAGCATACATACAAAATTTTCGAGCCATGAAGATTGTTCATGATGTGCAAAGCCCTTTCTCTTATATTGATACAGATTGGATTGATACAAATGAAGCATATGAGGGTTCTATGGTTGCAACAATTAAAAGAGTCAGTCTTCCTTTTACGAAAATTCCAAATGGCTTTGCAATTATGGATTTGTCAGAAAACAAATTTGAAGGAGAGATTCCAGATGTTATTGGAGAGCTTCATAGACTCAAAAGCCTCAACCTTTCATATAACAACCTCATTGGTCCTATTCCCCCCTCTTTGGGAAATTTGACAAACCTTGAATCATTGGACCTCTCCTCAAATATGCTTGATGGGAATATTCCTGCTGAATTGGTCAATCTGAACTCTCTTGAGGTACTTAATCTTTCAAACAACCATCTTGAAGGATCAATACCTCAAGGAAAACAGTTTGATACATTTTCAAATGATTCTTATGAGGGAAACATGGGGTTGTGTGGATTTCCATTGTCAATTCAATGCAATAATGTCCCTTTGCAACAATCTCCATCTTCTGAAGCTGAAGACAAATTCGGATTTGGTTGGAAACCAGTGGCAATAGGATATGCATGTGGAATGGTGCTTGGAATTGGATTAGGATATTGTGTTTTCTCAATTGGAAAGCCTCAATGGATTGTGATCATCTTCGGAGGTAAAAGGATCAAAAGGAGGAGCCGTGGAAACCGCCGGCGTGCAAGAACAACTCTGTTTCAGCTTTTTGTTGTAATGTAA